A stretch of the bacterium genome encodes the following:
- a CDS encoding CvpA family protein, with protein sequence MHLLDILIIFLIIGFGISGIRRGFLFELMISIGLAVSLALTLIFRDELQALAGRLAEPGWELRWASGLVFLLFFLLVYLIFAYFGHRLHTWIDGTKLKWPDRILGLFGGTAKGILLISVLVMVILWADQSGNMRSYMNKSKLIRLGKQIAFDISHWEPAEKKKWV encoded by the coding sequence ATGCATCTTCTCGATATCCTCATCATCTTCCTTATCATCGGCTTCGGCATCAGCGGAATTCGCCGAGGCTTCCTGTTCGAGCTGATGATCTCCATCGGCCTTGCTGTCAGTTTGGCCCTGACCCTCATTTTTCGCGATGAACTGCAGGCACTCGCCGGTCGGCTCGCGGAACCCGGTTGGGAGTTGCGCTGGGCGTCAGGTCTGGTCTTTCTGCTCTTCTTTCTGCTCGTCTATCTCATCTTTGCATATTTCGGTCATCGGCTGCATACGTGGATCGACGGTACCAAACTCAAATGGCCTGACCGCATCCTCGGTCTTTTCGGAGGAACCGCCAAAGGCATCCTGTTGATTAGCGTGCTCGTCATGGTCATTCTCTGGGCCGATCAAAGCGGAAACATGCGCTCCTACATGAACAAATCCAAATTGATCCGACTCGGCAAACAAATCGCCTTCGATATTTCGCACTGGGAACCGGCGGAGAAAAAGAAGTGGGTGTGA
- the nrfH gene encoding cytochrome c nitrite reductase small subunit, whose translation MKKPSGLASLTAILTGALLGLGLYTAYYSKAYSYLQDDPKACMNCHVMKDAFDGWRTSSHRNVTCNDCHTPHDIVGKYLTKVEHGARHSYVFTFEDPQIFRLKKSGEEIVTNNCVQCHQTMVNSTLPTHPEDRRCLICHEGIAHGRLANRRR comes from the coding sequence ATGAAGAAACCCTCTGGTTTGGCAAGCCTGACGGCGATACTGACGGGCGCATTGTTGGGGCTGGGGCTGTACACGGCCTACTACAGCAAAGCCTATTCGTATCTGCAGGATGATCCCAAGGCGTGCATGAACTGTCACGTGATGAAAGACGCTTTTGACGGCTGGCGCACATCGAGTCACCGCAACGTGACGTGCAATGACTGCCACACGCCGCACGACATTGTCGGAAAGTACTTGACGAAGGTCGAACACGGTGCGCGGCATTCATACGTGTTTACGTTTGAGGATCCGCAGATCTTTCGTTTGAAGAAATCCGGCGAGGAGATTGTGACCAACAACTGTGTGCAATGTCATCAGACGATGGTGAATTCCACACTGCCAACACACCCTGAGGATAGGCGGTGTCTGATTTGTCATGAAGGCATCGCGCACGGCAGATTGGCCAACAGGAGAAGATAA
- a CDS encoding ammonia-forming cytochrome c nitrite reductase subunit c552, producing MFVISLIGVLFVVWLLTDIFEKKQESRYSYIKTQELAWGEPDPEKWKANFPREYTAYMKTLKTSELAEISPYARYGGSESFSKLEKDPRMVRLFAGYAFSIDYNEERGHMNALQDMLEIKRLGDKKPGTCMSCKSPQVPLFIEEHGAEAFYKTPVKELVEKHGFKHSVSCGDCHNSETMELLVRRPAYIEAQARRGIDITKHDQNLKRTDACAQCHVEYYWPKETNYLTFPWDKGLSIDSIEAYYDAIGFYDWVHAETGAKMVKMQHPEYEMWSSGIHSRSGVGCADCHMPYTREGSIKITDHWIRSPYMNLTNACLTCHRESESEMAMRIREIQDRTWQLMDRSETAIIAAIDAIKAAIEAGASDAELEECRALHRRAHIRWDFVSAENSMGFHSPQEATRMLGDAIDFARQAELSATKLLAKHGKLDVAANTR from the coding sequence TTGTTCGTAATAAGCTTGATTGGTGTGCTGTTTGTTGTTTGGCTGCTCACTGATATTTTTGAGAAGAAACAGGAATCGCGATATTCGTATATCAAGACGCAGGAGCTGGCGTGGGGTGAACCCGACCCCGAAAAGTGGAAGGCGAACTTTCCACGGGAATACACGGCCTATATGAAGACGTTGAAGACGTCTGAGCTTGCGGAGATCAGTCCGTACGCGCGGTACGGGGGGTCGGAGTCTTTCTCGAAGCTTGAGAAGGATCCACGGATGGTGCGGCTGTTCGCGGGGTATGCGTTTTCGATTGACTATAACGAAGAGCGCGGACACATGAACGCGCTGCAGGATATGCTGGAGATCAAGCGTCTGGGCGACAAGAAGCCGGGCACGTGTATGTCCTGCAAGAGTCCTCAGGTGCCGTTGTTCATAGAGGAGCATGGTGCGGAGGCTTTTTACAAGACTCCGGTGAAAGAGCTTGTGGAAAAGCACGGCTTCAAGCATTCGGTGTCGTGCGGGGATTGCCACAATTCCGAGACGATGGAACTGTTGGTCCGCAGGCCGGCGTACATCGAGGCACAGGCTCGGCGCGGCATAGACATCACGAAGCACGACCAGAATTTGAAGCGGACGGACGCCTGCGCGCAATGTCACGTCGAGTATTACTGGCCGAAGGAGACGAACTATTTGACGTTCCCGTGGGATAAGGGACTATCGATCGATTCGATCGAGGCCTATTATGACGCGATCGGGTTCTACGATTGGGTGCACGCGGAAACGGGTGCCAAGATGGTGAAGATGCAGCATCCCGAGTACGAGATGTGGAGCAGTGGAATTCATTCGCGTTCGGGGGTCGGCTGCGCGGATTGCCACATGCCGTATACACGTGAGGGATCGATCAAGATTACGGATCACTGGATCCGCTCGCCATACATGAATCTGACAAACGCTTGTTTGACGTGTCACCGCGAGAGCGAGTCTGAGATGGCGATGCGGATTCGCGAGATACAGGATCGGACGTGGCAGTTGATGGATCGGAGTGAGACGGCAATTATCGCGGCGATTGACGCGATCAAAGCTGCGATTGAAGCTGGAGCGAGTGACGCGGAACTTGAAGAGTGCCGTGCGTTGCATCGTCGAGCGCACATCCGCTGGGATTTTGTGTCTGCCGAGAACTCGATGGGATTCCACAGCCCGCAGGAAGCGACGCGAATGCTTGGTGATGCGATTGATTTCGCGCGGCAGGCTGAACTTTCGGCCACGAAGCTGTTGGCCAAACACGGTAAGCTCGACGTCGCCGCGAACACCCGCTAA
- a CDS encoding T9SS type A sorting domain-containing protein, whose translation MHAMSVQYLRIIILMVWVITFESGMCEVLSVPGEYPTIQTALDSSASGDTILVAPGVYHEFLLAPAHSLTLSGWYSGDTLPEFRTVLDPIPTGLDTPSAAVFSGDSVSIMNFAFYNRPEYRAFGASTRTGGVHFNGVALFLKDCRFDSVSRAIKGGDRIYARRCIFNGCFRQCIMPDVGAMVDCHDCSFDGEGLWFVWCYSGSTLRNCTFRCNRLQTEFVLFHGSNITIADCRFGPCVSAFPVVSANPIENCIIENCVFEGIERASSMIWVLADCGVPSEHMQIRIRGNTFTDYHGISPATGTTAIKVDCDEQGPFMVGIIEDNVFMDGSSNLATGIMASATILAKGNLFLDLLPVQVADVRAYHSITDTLFARENEFYGPGIAAVSSAPYFDARENWWGDSTGPYHPNLNPNGLGTEVGNGVVFEPWLTMHPDSSEDTTEVESDRLPAALPQVFSLNAFPNPFNGVTTLSFTLGREQAVEIRIFDLLGKQVESLVNERFTAGTHHIMFEGSELPSGLYFARLVTPQTSTTTKLILLK comes from the coding sequence ATGCACGCCATGAGTGTACAGTACCTTCGAATAATCATTCTGATGGTTTGGGTGATTACTTTTGAATCGGGTATGTGCGAGGTCCTTTCTGTGCCCGGGGAATATCCCACAATTCAGACGGCGCTTGACTCTTCGGCGAGCGGCGACACCATCCTTGTCGCACCGGGCGTCTATCATGAGTTTCTGCTGGCACCGGCTCACTCGCTGACGTTGAGCGGCTGGTATTCGGGGGATACGCTGCCTGAATTCAGAACGGTTCTGGATCCGATCCCGACCGGTCTGGATACACCGTCCGCCGCAGTCTTCAGCGGCGACTCGGTTTCCATCATGAATTTCGCCTTTTATAATCGGCCGGAGTATCGCGCGTTCGGAGCCTCGACCCGCACGGGCGGTGTGCATTTCAACGGAGTTGCGCTTTTCCTGAAAGATTGCCGCTTTGACTCAGTCTCCCGCGCGATCAAAGGCGGAGACAGGATCTATGCGAGGCGGTGCATCTTTAACGGCTGTTTCCGGCAATGTATAATGCCGGACGTGGGAGCTATGGTGGATTGCCATGACTGCTCGTTTGACGGTGAGGGACTCTGGTTTGTGTGGTGCTACAGCGGCTCCACGCTGCGCAACTGCACATTCCGCTGCAACCGGCTGCAGACGGAGTTCGTGCTCTTTCACGGAAGCAACATCACAATCGCAGACTGCAGGTTTGGCCCGTGTGTAAGCGCCTTTCCCGTTGTGAGTGCCAATCCAATCGAGAATTGCATAATCGAGAATTGTGTCTTTGAAGGAATCGAACGGGCGAGTTCGATGATTTGGGTACTTGCGGATTGCGGAGTACCAAGTGAACACATGCAGATACGCATCCGCGGCAATACCTTCACGGATTATCATGGAATTTCACCGGCGACCGGAACAACAGCAATAAAAGTGGATTGCGACGAACAAGGTCCTTTCATGGTGGGAATCATCGAAGACAATGTTTTCATGGATGGCAGTTCGAATCTCGCCACAGGAATAATGGCGAGTGCCACGATACTGGCAAAAGGAAACTTGTTCTTGGATTTACTTCCAGTGCAGGTTGCGGATGTTCGTGCCTACCATTCCATTACCGACACCCTTTTCGCCCGAGAAAACGAGTTTTACGGTCCCGGAATTGCGGCTGTCTCATCTGCTCCCTATTTCGACGCAAGAGAGAATTGGTGGGGGGACTCGACCGGACCATATCACCCGAACTTGAATCCAAACGGTTTAGGGACGGAAGTTGGAAACGGAGTGGTGTTCGAACCCTGGCTGACGATGCATCCCGATTCCAGCGAAGACACGACCGAAGTCGAGAGTGACAGATTGCCGGCCGCTCTGCCGCAGGTATTTTCGCTGAACGCATTCCCGAATCCGTTCAACGGAGTGACGACGCTCTCGTTTACGCTCGGTCGCGAGCAGGCCGTCGAGATCAGGATCTTCGACCTGCTCGGGAAGCAGGTGGAGTCATTGGTCAATGAACGGTTCACAGCGGGAACACATCACATCATGTTCGAAGGAAGCGAATTGCCCAGCGGCCTATACTTCGCGAGATTGGTGACTCCGCAGACTTCCACCACGACGAAGCTGATTCTACTCAAGTAG
- the rpsU gene encoding 30S ribosomal protein S21 yields the protein MPFVKAREGEPMERLVRRFQKSCEKSGVLSEVRRRQFYEKPSEIAKRDEGQRQRKIRKISRMLRNR from the coding sequence ATGCCCTTCGTAAAAGCACGCGAAGGCGAGCCAATGGAACGGCTGGTCCGCCGCTTCCAAAAGTCTTGCGAGAAGTCCGGAGTTCTGTCTGAAGTCCGGCGTCGGCAGTTCTATGAGAAACCCTCCGAAATCGCCAAACGCGATGAAGGACAGCGTCAGCGTAAGATCCGCAAAATCAGTCGTATGCTGAGAAACCGCTAA